The DNA region CTCTTTCAAATATCAGATTTCAAAAATTCATCTTTTGTGTATGTTCAAAATGATGGAAGCTAACCCACCTTTGCAGCAATGCAGGTTCCGTCGAAAGCTAACTTTGCTAGAGAAAGCACCCGATCACCATGATTAACTAAAACTCGAGAGTACCAATTAAGGAAGAACCTGCCATAGTACCCATCATAATCACCGCCATCGGAAAAGAAACCGGTATCATTTGGCCGGGAATTATAAGAACCTGCATTATCTGGACCTCTACCCCAGAAGGAGTGTCCCCTTGCTTCTGCTGCCTTCCTCAAACTTTTCAGCAAATACTGATCGTAACACTGCAATTTTTTAAATGCTCAGGCTGAGGAAATACAGACTCATTCACTTGTAAACCGATATAACATTATTCAGCAAGTTACCTGAAATTCACCGACACCAGGATATCGCCAACCATGCTTTACAGGACAAGATGGGTATCGCAATTCCCCACAAGGACCTAGTCCAACTTGAATCATGGAGATGTTACCATTTTTAAAGTACTCGTCAAACTCTACACGGAAGCTTCTCATGCAGTCAAAGTATACCTATATCAGTTAAAAATTAGCATTTTGACACTGAGTATATAGGACTACCCTTAAAAAATGGTACAATAATACTGAACAGCATTCTGTATATGGCATTAATGAAGTTTTCCAcagaaaaagaaatatatagATTAATAGGTGCTAATGGTTTGACATACAAAGAGTTCAATTACCACCAATTTTAACTGCAAGCAGAAAGATTAAGGTATCATTCATCATATGTGACTGCAATACCTCAACAGCCGTCCGGCCTCTTAAAATTCGTTCCTTGTCAATTCCCCATGAAAGGCATTCAGGATTACGTCTTCCCTCTCTATCCGTGAAAAATATGTCAGGGTTGCTTCTACCAATTTCAGCCACCCAATGAGGCAGTGGAACACATACATCATCACCAACATTGCCTCCACATTCATGAAATGACATCACAACCTTAAACACAGAAGTTGTCCGTCAGACGCGCAATAAATTTCAGAAGAACTAACAAAAGAAGCCATGCCCAAATGATTACATAATCTCCAGACTTAGAGAGTGAATTCAGAGCATGAAAGGGAAGTGAGTTCCTTGGTTCCCACATTATAGAGAGAAATCTCAAAACTTTGCCAAGTATTACAGGAAAACCATAGTAAGAATAAAAATGATAACAAAGATGGCAAAACAATTAACCACATGTGTTGTTTATAAGCCCACTGAAAAAGCTTCTGCAAGTGAAAAAATGTATATAAAACAGACCTGTAGCTTCAGCTTAAGCTCGCACACCATCCAAAAGAGCCTCTTGTATCCATTCCAATTATACTCCTGTGGAGCATGTCCCTCTACTATTCCCCACCAGCAATCAACCATAATGCCATCTACACTAACTGATTTCAATACCCTTAGCTGCTTTAGTAGACCATCTGGATCAACCAGCTCACACTTCATGTTAATAACACCTAGCTGCCGCCAAATAAAAGACATGATACAGAGCATACAGATTAGAGACCAAGCTTAAAAACAACCGTTATTTATGAAGCAAAACTTGAACTCCTTGACATGGCAACCTCTAATGCAAGATATGGAATAGAAacgtaaacatttaaaaaacaGAAAACCATCAATTTAACTTGCATAGTAAAAGAATATTAGTAAAGTTACAGAACTCACTGGTAGCATTACATAAACTGGAATGTACGCAGTGCTGGAGAAATCACGTTCTTGTAACTTCAGGGGTATGTCAACAATCTACGAAAAAGAATTAATGTGCATTGAAGGATGTGAGACAGCCCAACTTAGGAAGCAATAACTTAGCATTCAAACTATTCATTACTACAAATTAGatgaacaatatgaaaaatagtATTTCACTACTTATGGGGTCCTAGTAAATTGCAATGCAGCTATAAGCATAAATGAAGACAGTATAAATGCAGAATTGTGCCTCCATACATTTGCTAACAAAGGCTACTGTTCTTTGTGCTATTTAACGCATGGTGTAATATGTGATAACAAAATTAACCAAGATGGTACAAATAATGACCATATAAGAGAATTCAACACCTGCAGACCAAAAGATATATCTGGAAATGCATACCACCACAGAAGTCTCAACAAATACATCACACATGATGCCATGCATGACGGAACACACAAAGCATGATGTTATGGAGTAAAAcaattttgtgattttttatattttggtagGCATAGAAACATGGACTGTTGAATTTCTCGTCCTATTACCTGTTTGTTGCCAACATTATCCATGGAGCCACCAATAAGAGGATGACTCTCTGTTTGACCTGCTCCATCTCCAACAATGGATGAACCTTGGGACCGAGCACTTGAGGGGAGATCATAAGGCGATAAACTAGGCAAATAAACACCTTTGGTGTTGGAAGCATTAAGCTCCCCAGGGCTCTGATAGCCAGAAGTAACTCCTTTAAGGCAAGCAGGAGTACGTGGGGATACTATTTGGGATGATGATGAAGTCACTGCCGCAGAATTGACACCAGCCAGCCTTGGGCCCTGTAAAATTTCAATATAAACATTTTAGattttttctaaaatttgttAGAAATGAGAATCACAATAAAATGCATTAAATGTCACCCACAGCCACATTAAGGAGGCCAAAACCAAACATGCACTCGTGATCTAAGATAAGCCAGTGCATGAACCACATGAagatcaattttttctttttataggaagaaatcaaattttaaacatttcGGCAAacaattatgacattaaaagcaACCAAATATGCAGTCATGttcacaaatttaaaaaataaagaagctaaaatattcaaaataggATGAATAAGCTTCTTCCTTGTGAGAGAAGCACCTGAGATTTTGAAGGAAATGTTGTTCCATCTGGAAGAACAACCCAGCCAGCTTCCCTAGCCAAAGCTGCAACTACATCATTGATATCAGCCCTAACTCTAAGATTATAATTTCCATGCCTCCGTAGCCCTGCTAAGATCCTCGCTGTGATTGCCCTGCGCTGCCGTTCTCTTAACTTGGTTCTCTCCTTCTCTTCCATGGGTCTACACCTCCTAGCTCCTCCCCCTCCGGGAGTCCCCACTTGTTCTTGAAATTGATGGTGCTGTTGCAAACGGTTATTATTATTACTTATTGTTGGCATTTCTCCATCAACCCCTGCCATCATTTGGGAGGTATCAACATGCTTCTCTCCATCTTCATCATCACCACCGTCCTCTTCTTTCACGTCCATCTCCATTTCTTCGTCATCATCTTCTTCACTTGTGATTAACTTCTGAAGACCCGTTTCCATAATCTCCTTATTCGTTTCTCCTACGCTTTAAACCCCCTGATTATCTTAGCTTCGTGATCCTTCTATCATGAATGTAGAAACCATCACTGCTTAATTTCCCACATAACCCCTTGAA from Malus domestica chromosome 01, GDT2T_hap1 includes:
- the LOC114821669 gene encoding beta-amylase 7-like isoform X1, coding for METGLQKLITSEEDDDEEMEMDVKEEDGGDDEDGEKHVDTSQMMAGVDGEMPTISNNNNRLQQHHQFQEQVGTPGGGGARRCRPMEEKERTKLRERQRRAITARILAGLRRHGNYNLRVRADINDVVAALAREAGWVVLPDGTTFPSKSQGPRLAGVNSAAVTSSSSQIVSPRTPACLKGVTSGYQSPGELNASNTKGVYLPSLSPYDLPSSARSQGSSIVGDGAGQTESHPLIGGSMDNVGNKQIVDIPLKLQERDFSSTAYIPVYVMLPLGVINMKCELVDPDGLLKQLRVLKSVSVDGIMVDCWWGIVEGHAPQEYNWNGYKRLFWMVCELKLKLQVVMSFHECGGNVGDDVCVPLPHWVAEIGRSNPDIFFTDREGRRNPECLSWGIDKERILRGRTAVEVYFDCMRSFRVEFDEYFKNGNISMIQVGLGPCGELRYPSCPVKHGWRYPGVGEFQCYDQYLLKSLRKAAEARGHSFWGRGPDNAGSYNSRPNDTGFFSDGGDYDGYYGRFFLNWYSRVLVNHGDRVLSLAKLAFDGTCIAAKLSGLHWWYKTASHAAELTAGFYNPCNRDGYSPIATMLKKHEATLSLACTELHMLDQHEDFQEALGDSEGLFWQVLNAAWDVCLPVSSENALACHDRISYNKILDNAKPLTDPDGRHLSSFTYLRLSPLLMERDNFMEFERFVKRMHGEAVVDQVYSTVE
- the LOC114821669 gene encoding beta-amylase 7-like isoform X2, with translation METGLQKLITSEEDDDEEMEMDVKEEDGGDDEDGEKHVDTSQMMAGVDGEMPTISNNNNRLQQHHQFQEQVGTPGGGGARRCRPMEEKERTKLRERQRRAITARILAGLRRHGNYNLRVRADINDVVAALAREAGWVVLPDGTTFPSKSQGPRLAGVNSAAVTSSSSQIVSPRTPACLKGVTSGYQSPGELNASNTKGVYLPSLSPYDLPSSARSQGSSIVGDGAGQTESHPLIGGSMDNVGNKQLGVINMKCELVDPDGLLKQLRVLKSVSVDGIMVDCWWGIVEGHAPQEYNWNGYKRLFWMVCELKLKLQVVMSFHECGGNVGDDVCVPLPHWVAEIGRSNPDIFFTDREGRRNPECLSWGIDKERILRGRTAVEVYFDCMRSFRVEFDEYFKNGNISMIQVGLGPCGELRYPSCPVKHGWRYPGVGEFQCYDQYLLKSLRKAAEARGHSFWGRGPDNAGSYNSRPNDTGFFSDGGDYDGYYGRFFLNWYSRVLVNHGDRVLSLAKLAFDGTCIAAKLSGLHWWYKTASHAAELTAGFYNPCNRDGYSPIATMLKKHEATLSLACTELHMLDQHEDFQEALGDSEGLFWQVLNAAWDVCLPVSSENALACHDRISYNKILDNAKPLTDPDGRHLSSFTYLRLSPLLMERDNFMEFERFVKRMHGEAVVDQVYSTVE